Proteins encoded within one genomic window of Vidua macroura isolate BioBank_ID:100142 chromosome 2, ASM2450914v1, whole genome shotgun sequence:
- the LNX2 gene encoding ligand of Numb protein X 2 encodes MGTAGDDMAAVEQNASLNPLCFECGQQHWTRENHLYNYQNEVDDDLVCHICLQPLLQPLDTPCGHTFCYKCLRNFLQEKDFCPLDRKRLHFKLCKKSSILVHKLLDKLFVLCPFSSVCQEVMQRCDLAAHLKNRCPGASHRRVALERRKTSKLQAEAEGESGLGGQEQPSSLSPDADQGIVPAEPSFTSPALPAWTDEPGIDNPPFEENTVADTNQQPPTLPEGEITTIEIHRSNPYIELGISIVGGNETPLINIVIQEVYRDGIIARDGRLLAGDQILQVNSFDISNVSHNHARAVLSQPCSVLHLTVLRERRFGSRMHNHADAPGSGREDSFQVTLHKRDSSEQLGIKLVRRTDEPGVFILDLLEGGLAAQDGRLCSNDRVLAINGHDLKHGTPELAAQVIQASGERVNLIISRPLKSQTVSIIRDTGTHNSSSHQHQSQQLFHNRPNSHKDLSQCVTCQEKHITVKKEPHESLGMTVAGGRGSKSGELPIFVTSVQPHGCLARDGRIKRGDVLLNINGIDLTNLSHSEAVAMLKASAASSVVALKALEVQIVEEQPQADEEQLSTISENEYDASWSPSWVMWLGLPSCLHSCHDVVLRRSNLGSWGFSIVGGYEENHTNQPFFIKTIVLGTPAYFDGRLKCGDMIVAVNGLSTVGMSHSALVPMLKEQRNKVTLTVICWPGSLI; translated from the exons ATGGGGACTGCAGGTGATGACATGGCTGCAGTGGAGCAGAATGCCTCCTTGAACCCTCTGTGCTTTgagtgtggccagcagcacTGGACAAGGGAGAACCATCTCTACAACTACCAGAACGAGGTGGATGATGACTTGGTCTGCCACATTTGCCTTCAGCCCTTGTTGCAGCCGTTGGACACTCCCTGTGGACACACTTTCTGCTACAAGTGCCTAAGGAACTTTCTGCAGGAGAAGGATTTCTGCCCACTGGATCGAAAAAGACTCCATTTTAAACTCTGCAAAAAATCCAGCATCCTTGTTCATAAACTGTTAGACAAGCTCTTTGTCTTGTGCCCCTTCTCTTCTGTGTGTCAGGAGGTGATGCAGCGATGTGACCTGGCGGCGCATCTTAAAAACAG GTGTCCTGGGGCTTCTCATCGGAGAGTTGCtctggagagaaggaaaacgAGCAAGCTGCAAGCAGAAGCAGAGGGCGAGAGTGGTCTCGgcgggcaggagcagcccagcagtTTATCTCCGGATGCTGATCAGGGAATAGTGCCAGCTGAGCCAAGCTTTACCTCGCCCGCCCTGCCCGCGTGGACAGACGAGCCTGGCATCGACAATCCGCCTTTCGAGGAGAACACAGTAGCAGACA CAAATCAACAGCCACCTACCTTGCCTGAAGGAGAGATCACTACTATTGAAATTCATCGGTCCAATCCTTATATTGAATTAGGAATTAGCATAGTGGGTGGTAATGAAACACCTTTGATCAACATTGTCATTCAAGAGGTTTATCGAGATGGGATCATTGCCAGAGATGGAAGACTTCTTGCTGGAGACCAAATACTTCAA GTCAATAGCTTTGACATAAGCAACGTGTCCCACAACCACGCTCGAGCCGTGCTGTCGCAGCCGTGCTCGGTGCTGCACCTGACGGTGCTGCGGGAGCGGCGCTTTGGCAGCCGCATGCACAACCACGCGGACGCGCCGGGCTCCGGGCGGGAGGACAGCTTCCAGGTGACCCTGCACAAGCGCGACTCCAGCGAGCAGCTCGGCATCAAGCTGGTGCGCAGAACCGACGAGCCAGGGGTTTTTATCCTTGACCTCTtggaagggggtttggctgcTCAGGACGGCAGGCTCTGCAGTAATGACCGCGTGCTGGCCATTAATGGGCACGACTTGAAGCACGGCACACCGGAGCTTGCTGCTCAGGTTATACAG GCGAGTGGGGAGAGAGTGAACTTGATCATCTCTAGACCCCTGAAGTCACAGACAGTCAGCATTATCCGAGACACCGGGACTCACAACAGCAGCTCACACCAACACCAGTCCCAGCAGCTGTTTCACAACAGACCTAACTCACATAAG GATCTCTCCCAGTGTGTTACATGCCAAGAAAAACACATTACTGTGAAAAAAGAGCCACATGAATCTCTGGGAATGACagtggcaggaggcagaggcagcaaaaGTGGCGAACTGCCCATCTTTGTGACAAGTGTGCAGCCTCACGGGTGCTTGGCAAGAGACGGCAGGATTAAACGAG GTGATGTGCTACTGAACATCAACGGGATTGATCTCACCAACCTGAGTCACAGTGAGGCCGTGGCCATGCTGAAGGCTAGTGCTGCCTCTTCAGTAGTTGCCCTGAAAGCCCTGGAAGTCCAGATTGTAGaggaacagccccaggctgATGAGGAACAATTGAGTACCATCAGTGAAAACGAATACGATGCCAGCTGGTCGCCATCGTGGGTCATGTGGCTGGGACTTCCAAG CTGCCTGCATAGCTGCCATGACGTGGTGCTGCGGCGGAGCAATTTAGGGAGCTGGGGCTTCAGCATCGTCGGTGGCTACGAGGAGAACCACACAAACCAGCCTTTCTTCATTAAAACCATTGTTCTTGGAACTCCTGCCTACTTTGATGGGAGACTAAA GTGTGGTGATATGATTGTTGCTGTAAACGGACTATCCACGGTTGGAATGAGTCATTCTGCACTCGTTCCCAtgctgaaggagcagaggaacAAAGTGACTTTAACCGTGATTTGCTGGCCTGGAAGCCTCATATAG